ATCTTTGCAAAATGTTTAAAAAGCAACTACATATAATTTCGGGCGCATTGCTGTTATTGCTTATTGCGTTCGGGAGTTGTAAAAGCAAATACGAAAAGCTAAAAGCCAGTAACGATAACGCTAAGAAATACTCAGAAGCGGTTAAATACTATAATAAGAAGGATTACAGCAAAGCACTTGGTTTATTTGAAGACCTGGTAACACTTTACCGCGGTCGCCAGGGTGCAGAAGACCTTTACTACTATTACGCATACACAAACTATAAGCTAAAAGATTACGCAAGCGCGCGCTATCACTTCAAAACCTTTGCAGATACTTATCCATCTAGCCCGCGCGCGGAAGAGTGCCGGTTTATAGCTGCTTATTGCTTCTACCTGGACTCGCCAATTTATTCGCTGGATCAGGAGAATACCACTAAGGCTATAGAGGCACTACAGTTGTTTATCAACCTTTATCCCAAAAGTGACCGTGTTACCGAAGCGAGCAAGCTAATACAAAACCTGCGCGATAAACTGGAGCGAAAGGCTTACGAAAATGCTAAGCTATACCTTACTATAAGCGATTACCAGGCGGCTGTTATTGCGTTTAACAATACGCTGCGTGATTACCCCGACACTAAGTATGCTGAGGAGCTTGACTTTTTAACTATCAAGGCTCAATACGAGTATGCCAAAGTGAGCAGCGAGCCAAAGCAGGAAGAACGCTTTAACCAGGCAATTAGCTATGCTGACCAGTTTACCGAAAAATACCCAAGCAGCACCTATAGTAAACAAGCTACCGATTTAAAACAAAGCAGCGAGCAAGGTGCTTTGAAAGCCAAGCGTTTTATGGCTCAGCTTTCGGTGAACCCGAAGCTTGCAGAAAAAGTTGCTAAAAAGGATACAACGGCTACTCATCCACCATCAATAAAAGACAGAGATAACCAGAAAATACCATATTAATTAGTAAAGATATATGAGCGCTAACAACACAAATAAAGGCACAGTTGCCAGCAGTACCGTAACACGCGACCTGCGCGAACTGGATGTAAAAACCGACAACATCTACGAATCGTTGGTGATCATGTCTAAACGTGCTAACCAGATATCTAACAATATCAAAGAAGAATTGCACCAGAAACTATCTGAGTTTGCATCAGCAAATGACAACCTGGAAGAGGTTTTTGAAAACCGCGAGCAGATAGAGATCTCTAAACACTATGAGCGATTGCCAAAACCAACTTTGGTTGCGGTACAGGAGTTTCTTGAAGACAAGGTTTATTATCGTAACCCTGCTAAGGAAAAAGAAGCATAAGCTTCCTTAAATCTAAAGTTTAAAGTCAAAGTTCAAAGATCAGGTATTGCCGGTTTTTGAACTTTGACTTTTTATTTTTTACTTTAACTTGTATGCTGGAAGGTAAAAAGATATTATTAGGCGTTTGCGGGAGTATAGCAGCTTATAAATCGGCCACGTTGGTGCGGTTACTCATCAAAGCTGGTGCAGAAGTACAGGTTGTGCTTACACCTGATGCTACCAACTTTATCACCCCGCTTACACTGTCCACCCTTTCAACAAAACCGGCGTATAGCGAGTACTTCAAAACCGAAACAGGCGAGTGGAACAACCACGTTGAACTTGGCCTTTGGGCCGACCTCATGCTTATTGCCCCGGCAAGTGCTAACACGATGGCGAAGATGGCCGGCGGATTGGTAGATAATCTGCTTACCGCGGTTTACCTGTCGGCAAAATGCCCTGTGTACTTTGCCCCTGCAATGGACCTTGACATGTGGAAGCATGATTCTACAAAGCACAATATTGCCCAGCTAAAAACCTTTGGCAACACTTTGATTCCTCCCGGAAGCGGCGAACTGGCCAGCGGCTTGCATGGTGAAGGGCGGATGGCCGAACCTGAAGAGATCCTGACGTTTTTAGAAGCTGATCTGAAAAAGAACCTGCCATTAGCTAATAAAAAAGTGCTGGTAACTGCGGGTCCTACTTATGAAGCTATTGACCCGGTTAGGTTTATTGGCAA
The genomic region above belongs to Mucilaginibacter terrenus and contains:
- a CDS encoding outer membrane protein assembly factor BamD, with protein sequence MFKKQLHIISGALLLLLIAFGSCKSKYEKLKASNDNAKKYSEAVKYYNKKDYSKALGLFEDLVTLYRGRQGAEDLYYYYAYTNYKLKDYASARYHFKTFADTYPSSPRAEECRFIAAYCFYLDSPIYSLDQENTTKAIEALQLFINLYPKSDRVTEASKLIQNLRDKLERKAYENAKLYLTISDYQAAVIAFNNTLRDYPDTKYAEELDFLTIKAQYEYAKVSSEPKQEERFNQAISYADQFTEKYPSSTYSKQATDLKQSSEQGALKAKRFMAQLSVNPKLAEKVAKKDTTATHPPSIKDRDNQKIPY
- a CDS encoding DNA-directed RNA polymerase subunit omega, coding for MSANNTNKGTVASSTVTRDLRELDVKTDNIYESLVIMSKRANQISNNIKEELHQKLSEFASANDNLEEVFENREQIEISKHYERLPKPTLVAVQEFLEDKVYYRNPAKEKEA
- the coaBC gene encoding bifunctional phosphopantothenoylcysteine decarboxylase/phosphopantothenate--cysteine ligase CoaBC codes for the protein MLEGKKILLGVCGSIAAYKSATLVRLLIKAGAEVQVVLTPDATNFITPLTLSTLSTKPAYSEYFKTETGEWNNHVELGLWADLMLIAPASANTMAKMAGGLVDNLLTAVYLSAKCPVYFAPAMDLDMWKHDSTKHNIAQLKTFGNTLIPPGSGELASGLHGEGRMAEPEEILTFLEADLKKNLPLANKKVLVTAGPTYEAIDPVRFIGNHSSGKMGFAIADELAAKGADVTLIAGPTAQKSTFKNIRRIDVVSAADMLRECLIYFPSSNGCIMCAAVADYTPAEVAPQKIKKQEGSLTIELKKTTDILKTLGQQKQQGQVLVGFALETENEEQHAIGKLQNKNLDAIVLNSLNDAGAGFKSDTNKITIIDSSLNKTAFDLKDKNEVAKDICAKFISLLNL